TTGGCTCCTCTGAGCCACGCTGCTGGAGCACGCTTCCGCCTGGCTGCCCGCCAGGACGCTCAGCACCTCGGGGGTGATGGGGGAGCTGAAGGGGGACGCCAGCGTCCGGGGGATGTTCTGGAGCGCCGCCGTGCTCCCGCTGAGGTTGCGCTGGCGGACGGCAGGGCTCACACTGCGGCAGCGGAAGGCGGCACCCACGGCGGACGGGGCGGCCTTGTTGTCCAGAGGAGCGGGTACCGCAAAGCCCTCCTGCTTGGCGGGAATGGAGGTCTGCTGCAGCGGAGAGATGGGCGTGAGCCGGCCCATGTGCCCATCATGGTGCCTGCTCTGGGGCTGGTAGCTCTGTCCTGGGATAGCGAAAGCGTGGGGCTTCCGGAAATGGTCGTCTACCAGGTCCTGGTAGCTGGGCAGGATGCTGATGCCACTTCCAGACGCCGCTCCGCTCGTGTTGTAGCCGTTGCTCATCCACTCCAGCCGGGCCTTGTCAGGATGGGTGGCTGTGGGCCGCTGCATGGGCTTGACCGGGCTACTGGACACCATGCTGCCATCATGGTAACCTGTGATGCTGGAGCTGATGGGCGTGAAGGCAAAGGGATTTCTGCACTCCACGGGGCTGGGAGGCACGCTGCTGCAGCTGGAGTGGGGAGTGCCGATAGGGGTGTGCCGGCTGCTGCCCAAGGCGCTGTCCACGGGGGTACTGGGGGCTACACGGGAGCAGGGGCTCTCCCTGGTCAGGCCTTGCCCCCCCAGCATctcagaggtgggggtggggttaggggtCGGGGTGTGTATAGGTGTGGTGCTGCTGTGTGTAGAGTGGTAGTATGGAGTCACGGTCTGGTTGGAGGACATGGTTCCTCCCTGCATTGCCCCCTGTTGGCCTGGCAGATCGACATCAGCACAGTAAGCCAGGCTGCCGTTGAGCTTCATCTGCTCCTCCATCTgaaccagctcctccacaatgCTGTCCTGCGTCATGTCGTCGTCGGTGAAAAAGTAGTCCATGTCCGTCTGCATGGGCGTCGGCCCGCAGTCCTGTTTCTGAACCAGCAGAGGCTCCAGGACCGGGGTCTCCGTCTGGTCTGCTGGTTCCATCTGCTGGGGAaaggcctgctgctgctgccccaCCTCCAGCTGAGTTCCCCCGGACCACAGGGAGTTCCCCATCCCTCCCATGGAGGAGATCTTCTGGAGCTGGTTACAggcggggggggcaggcaggggctGCTGCTGTTGGGCGCCACTGGCCCCCATGTTGCTGGTGTCCATGGTAATGGGGGTGGCTCCTCCCAGCAGGGCGCGCTGTGGACGGACGGTCTGGAAGCCGCAGCGTCGGATGGGAGGGTCAGAGAGAGCCAGGATCCTGGTGGGGGTGCTGGAGTTGAGCTTCACAGTCACCTTGCTGATGGCGGTGGCTGGAGCACTCTCTGGCCGGAGAGGGGCGCCAGACCTGGGGAGCTTCTTCACTGCAGCACCAATCCCCTGCCTCGGACCGTTGCCGCCTCCTAGTGCCTGCTGGGAGACGAACACCCTCTTGACGGGCGAGGGGTAGGGCTCTGGGCCCATGCCGGGGCGTTTTCTGGGACTCCTTAGGGCCTGGAAGCCTTCTCTGGAGGACAATGAGTCACCCACTGGTGACCCAGCATAACTACTGGTCTGGTTGGAGGTTGTCAGATACAAAGTGCTGTTGTTACTAGTGTTGTTATTGCTGCCAGCTGGAGCTGCCACAGTGCTGTGGGAGCCTGAGGGGGGCGtgcaccccagccccagtccagccccggcctctaagcCCAGGCAGCCTCTAGTCTGGAGGGCAGGCAGACTGGCAGCCCGGGGCACCATCCTCTGGACTGGCACTGTTTCCTGAGTGTCACAGGCCTCAGCCTCCATCTTAACCTccatggtgggggtggtgggggcccTGCCTTGCCTGGCTACAGGGGCCAGGAGGGGGCCAGCAGAGCCCCCGGGGCTAGCCAGGCCGGCAGAGGCTGGCCGCAGGGTGGAGCTGctgagggtgggggtgctgctgctgggcgCCAGGGAGATCTTTACCACATTGACAGAGCTGACGTGGGTTGTGGGCACCACGGTCTGGATGGGGCTGTTGGTGAAgaccagggtggggggggagcgcAGGGCCAGGGCGCTGGTGGAGCAAGGCTTGGGCAGAATCTGGGCGTAGCGTTGGCGTGCGGAACGGTCGCCCACAGGGCTGGCAGAGAAGTTCTGGCTAGGCTTGGGGCTCTGCCGGATAGACTGCACCGGCTGGGTCACCACCTGGAAGTTGACTGGTAGAACCTTCCCTTCTGTGGAGCCCACTGGACTGGGAGACATCAGCTGCCGGCTCCTctgtacctgcacacacacagacacacacacagctataacGCATGATGCATGAGGAAAGTTACAAACTGTATTATTCTATAATGGGCCAATTCCGCATGCTAACCGTGATGGGGCTGGGGACTGCGGCGACCACAATCCCTATGGTgggttggggggagaggagggcggggcttccgcaggggagggaggtggaggccgcTGTGCCCCCGTGCGTGTCCACAagcaggggggaggtgagcttCTGCTCCTGCTGCTTCTTCTGGAGCTTGCGCTGCAGCTGCTGCTTGGCGTGGATGGAGGGGGAAGGCGAGGGCAGCGTCTTCACCTGTGGCTGGAAGGGGTGGGCCTCCGCCATGGGGACGAAGGCTGAGGTCGGCAGGGGCGTCttcacccctgaacacacaaaaacaaaacgcACAGAGAACACATTAACGAAGGAAACTCCAGAGTTGGAGGATTTACTGAATATGGACACCAGATGGAGCCATTCCACTGGCTACCACAGTGAAAATTAGAGTAGAAAAAAGGCTACTATCACATGGTCGAGCTACTGAACATTAACAGTTTGTTACTGTTATGTCAGAGTACATCACTACCAGGCTCCCCAGTCTGAACAGGCATGCTGACCTCTGTGAGAAGTACAAACAACACTCTGGAACAAGTAGATCCTCTTGTACTGTAAGGGTAATTGTGAGCCAATAAGCTCCTGCCGTACCCAATGGGCGTGCAGAATTACCAGCCAATAGGTTTCTCCCACACCTGTGGGCATGTCTAACTGTGGGACAATGGGCTCCTCTCATACCTGTGGGCGTGCTAGTCATGACGGTGAGTGCCGCCACAGACTTGGTTCCAATGTAGTGGCTGTTGAGCAGGAAGCGTGCCAAGTCTTCCACAGCATCAAACTGGCGACTCAGAACCTTCTGGGCCCACTCACACACCAGGCCACAGGCTGCtgacctcacctcctcctccggccCGCACAGTTGGCCTGACGCCTCCAGCACCTCACACTgtggtgccacacacacacacacgtacacgtacgcacacacaaacacatagttAGGGCCTAAACTAGTACTATTGAAATATATACAGTGCAGTGAACTGAGTTTCAGTGGGTATCCTACTTTCATGGTGTTatcttgagagagacagagatgaggatGTTGTGAGAGAACTTACCCCATCTCCTGTCTGGTGGATCTCCAGGTTAGGGAGAGATGGCATGTGTACGAAGGCCTTCTTTCTCAGTCCACTATAGCAGTACGTAGAAGGGGGGCGGGGTTAAGGTCAAACTAGCATGTATACTTGGACATCATACTGGAGTCAGGGATCAgctatcactcacacacacccccaacccGAGGGacattccctctccctctgacccctccccacCCGGCCTTAACGGCGGCCTACTAGAGGTGTGTATGAAAGTGAATGCAGAGAGGGCTGCGTGTGAGGGGAGCAGCAGgtgctctcccacacactcaggAGGGTCACACTATCGAACAGCCAAGAGCTTGACCCCCGGAGGTCCCGCCAAAGCAGTCGATGACCCAGCCAGTCCCTCTACACACGCGCTAGCGTGCAGCCACTTCACCAACTGGACCGCGAAAGGGGCTGGTGGTGTGAACAACTTGAGGGGGGTTTATTTACTTGGGGGCTAGATATTGGGTATCAGTTGCCCTCACAACCATCACAAACAAACAATGTATTTCAGCAAGACCACAAGTTAAGAACAGAGATTGATTTGCATGGAAAGTAATGTTTGAAACTACTCTAGCAGCCAGCCTATGTGGACAACCCTGACCTCACCC
The window above is part of the Osmerus mordax isolate fOsmMor3 chromosome 13, fOsmMor3.pri, whole genome shotgun sequence genome. Proteins encoded here:
- the LOC136955391 gene encoding DNA-binding protein RFX7-like, giving the protein MAEDQQQPGPYRIGTLPPLVPGLQGTEASALQLKIKNSICKSVQSKVDNILQDVEKFTDIEKLYLYLKLPSGPSSCTEKRTERGSTSPGALPCDQSSMSSSRTQQTHAFNWIKGQLEEHPETSLPKQEVYDEYKSYCDNLNYHPLSAADFGKIMKNVFPNMKARRLGMRGKSKYCYSGLRKKAFVHMPSLPNLEIHQTGDGCEVLEASGQLCGPEEEVRSAACGLVCEWAQKVLSRQFDAVEDLARFLLNSHYIGTKSVAALTVMTSTPTGVKTPLPTSAFVPMAEAHPFQPQVKTLPSPSPSIHAKQQLQRKLQKKQQEQKLTSPLLVDTHGGTAASTSLPCGSPALLSPQPTIGIVVAAVPSPITVQRSRQLMSPSPVGSTEGKVLPVNFQVVTQPVQSIRQSPKPSQNFSASPVGDRSARQRYAQILPKPCSTSALALRSPPTLVFTNSPIQTVVPTTHVSSVNVVKISLAPSSSTPTLSSSTLRPASAGLASPGGSAGPLLAPVARQGRAPTTPTMEVKMEAEACDTQETVPVQRMVPRAASLPALQTRGCLGLEAGAGLGLGCTPPSGSHSTVAAPAGSNNNTSNNSTLYLTTSNQTSSYAGSPVGDSLSSREGFQALRSPRKRPGMGPEPYPSPVKRVFVSQQALGGGNGPRQGIGAAVKKLPRSGAPLRPESAPATAISKVTVKLNSSTPTRILALSDPPIRRCGFQTVRPQRALLGGATPITMDTSNMGASGAQQQQPLPAPPACNQLQKISSMGGMGNSLWSGGTQLEVGQQQQAFPQQMEPADQTETPVLEPLLVQKQDCGPTPMQTDMDYFFTDDDMTQDSIVEELVQMEEQMKLNGSLAYCADVDLPGQQGAMQGGTMSSNQTVTPYYHSTHSSTTPIHTPTPNPTPTSEMLGGQGLTRESPCSRVAPSTPVDSALGSSRHTPIGTPHSSCSSVPPSPVECRNPFAFTPISSSITGYHDGSMVSSSPVKPMQRPTATHPDKARLEWMSNGYNTSGAASGSGISILPSYQDLVDDHFRKPHAFAIPGQSYQPQSRHHDGHMGRLTPISPLQQTSIPAKQEGFAVPAPLDNKAAPSAVGAAFRCRSVSPAVRQRNLSGSTAALQNIPRTLASPFSSPITPEVLSVLAGSQAEACSSSVAQRSQSVPLNVMMQTEVLPMQANSQKITSVLLSKMDGDGDDAVRGLGINNMPSNYTARMNLSQILETTPSFPSNANHHTLATPGSNAYEFQKPGYLMRKEQMILSTVDSHSQSAPGEQRLHQHQPQQQLQQQNQPQQQLQQQNQPQHQLQQQNQPQQQLQQQNQPQQQLQQQNQQQKQLQQQNQPQNQLQQQHLQQQLQPQQQLQQLQQQHQQQQLQQLQQQLQQQLQHQQQNSQPMLPANNTLQNQQQQQQQLQQQLQHQRQQLDFSTTVKELLASDSLPTGSDLAGQASEPSTGSPGFPGDMRLTSELSSSINDLNALDTNLLFDPSGQQGAYGDSTPEELLNDPLFQQICNETANSSGFDWLESKDQPTVGLMG